A genomic segment from Tuwongella immobilis encodes:
- a CDS encoding circularly permuted type 2 ATP-grasp protein, translated as MATPSSAADSPTPSNDRPNSSESRESSELAPASPPTLSPEAALQSQQLPGMAQEQQLSVPLPPSAPRPAASPKTPVTPWDYSAPHGFFDEVHDAAGAPRPHWQPLLQALDALGPDDFAKRWEEGLRVLQSNGVTYNVYGDPNGMERPWALDPIPLMISAADWRTIEQAVQQRATLLNLILADLLGPQTLIHERLLPPELVFAHSGFLRPCHGHANAPSVYLNLYAAEVVRSPEGQWWIMGDRTQSPSGAGYALENRVVLSRMMPDVLHDCSVRGLGTYVQDLREMLVNLARTNRDNPRIVLWTPGPYNETYFEHAYLARHLGITLVEGGDLTVRDNVVYLKTLSGLLPVDVILRRLDDSFCDPLELRGDSTLGIPGLVQAIRSGQVMVANALGTGLLDTPAIMAFLPILCRRLLGEELKIPSVATWWCGHQQPLQYVLDHLDTLVIKPAFSNTRNQSLFPARMSAAEKAALRAKIQAHPHQWVAQETVKLATSPIWEQSHFDARHWMLRVHAVSNPNGYRVMAGGLTRFSAMPQTQEVSMQRGGGSKDTWVLGDAPVMPPMRPRRAAPTRPIDINRSSFDLPSRVADNLYWLGRYIERVESDVRILRVALNRFAEQWTDTPTSSLNVVLQMLMRLNIVPDDLLARPHEDNRDRIQQELLSVILDPNRPGNLQDTVNRVFRIAWLVRDRISKDAWNVLNQLDQAFAQPELLESLEVSSAMELLDQAIVNLMAFSGLVAESMTRSQGWRFLDIGRRIEWAMQKTERLYVSLVDATDQELDQLQLLLELGDSSMTYRARYLTLLQTDLVLDLLLIDEANPRSIGFQLARLHEHIENLPYRPGDARRSPESRLALDSLTKIRLADVDELIWTDASGHRPHLNRLLARLRANLPNLSDALTASYLSYAVPIRSLTATSPEPVP; from the coding sequence ATGGCAACACCGTCATCGGCTGCCGATTCGCCGACGCCGTCCAACGATCGCCCGAACTCTTCGGAGTCTCGGGAATCGTCGGAACTGGCGCCGGCTTCGCCACCGACATTATCACCGGAAGCCGCATTGCAGTCGCAGCAACTTCCCGGAATGGCCCAAGAACAGCAGTTGAGCGTGCCGCTTCCGCCGAGTGCGCCCCGCCCCGCCGCATCGCCCAAAACCCCCGTCACCCCGTGGGATTATTCGGCCCCGCACGGGTTCTTCGACGAAGTTCACGATGCCGCGGGTGCGCCCCGTCCCCACTGGCAACCCCTGCTCCAGGCACTGGATGCACTCGGGCCGGACGACTTCGCCAAACGCTGGGAAGAAGGTCTCCGCGTCCTCCAATCCAACGGCGTCACCTACAACGTCTACGGTGATCCAAATGGCATGGAACGCCCCTGGGCACTCGATCCGATTCCGCTGATGATCTCCGCAGCCGACTGGCGGACGATTGAGCAAGCCGTCCAACAACGTGCGACGCTGTTGAATCTGATTCTTGCCGACCTGCTTGGCCCGCAAACGCTGATTCACGAACGCCTGTTGCCCCCCGAATTGGTGTTCGCCCATAGCGGATTCTTGCGTCCCTGCCATGGTCATGCGAATGCCCCATCGGTCTATTTGAACTTGTACGCCGCGGAAGTCGTGCGATCCCCCGAAGGCCAATGGTGGATTATGGGCGACCGCACGCAATCGCCATCGGGTGCGGGTTACGCGCTTGAAAATCGGGTGGTGCTATCGCGGATGATGCCGGATGTCCTGCACGATTGCAGCGTGCGTGGCCTGGGAACGTATGTGCAAGACCTGCGGGAAATGCTCGTCAATCTCGCCCGCACCAATCGCGATAATCCGCGCATCGTGTTGTGGACGCCCGGTCCGTACAACGAAACCTACTTCGAGCATGCGTACCTCGCCCGGCATCTGGGCATCACCCTCGTCGAAGGCGGCGATCTGACCGTCCGCGATAATGTTGTCTACCTGAAAACGCTCAGTGGATTGCTGCCCGTCGATGTGATTCTTCGACGGCTCGATGACAGTTTCTGCGATCCGCTTGAACTGCGCGGCGATTCCACACTGGGGATTCCCGGGTTGGTCCAAGCGATCCGTTCGGGACAGGTGATGGTCGCCAATGCGCTGGGCACTGGCCTGCTGGATACTCCGGCGATTATGGCGTTTCTGCCGATTCTGTGCCGACGATTGCTCGGCGAGGAACTCAAGATTCCGTCCGTGGCGACGTGGTGGTGTGGCCATCAGCAGCCATTGCAATATGTGCTGGATCATCTCGATACCCTAGTCATCAAGCCAGCGTTCTCCAACACACGGAATCAATCGTTGTTCCCGGCTCGGATGTCTGCCGCCGAAAAAGCTGCGCTACGAGCGAAGATTCAAGCCCATCCGCACCAATGGGTTGCGCAAGAAACCGTGAAGCTGGCCACCTCGCCAATCTGGGAGCAATCGCATTTCGATGCACGGCATTGGATGCTTCGCGTGCATGCCGTGTCAAACCCGAATGGCTATCGCGTGATGGCCGGTGGGCTGACTCGCTTTTCGGCGATGCCGCAAACGCAAGAAGTGTCGATGCAGCGTGGCGGTGGCAGCAAAGATACCTGGGTGTTGGGCGATGCCCCGGTGATGCCGCCGATGCGCCCGCGCCGCGCGGCCCCGACTCGGCCCATCGATATCAATCGCTCCAGCTTTGATCTGCCAAGCCGCGTTGCCGACAATCTTTACTGGTTGGGTCGCTACATCGAGCGAGTGGAATCCGATGTGCGGATTCTTCGCGTGGCGTTGAACCGATTCGCCGAACAGTGGACCGACACACCGACTTCGTCGCTGAATGTCGTCCTCCAAATGCTCATGCGATTGAATATCGTCCCCGATGACCTCCTTGCTCGACCGCATGAAGACAATCGGGACCGGATTCAACAAGAATTGCTCTCCGTGATTCTCGATCCGAATCGGCCCGGCAATCTGCAAGACACGGTCAATCGGGTCTTTCGCATCGCTTGGCTCGTTCGAGATCGAATCTCGAAAGACGCCTGGAATGTGCTGAATCAATTGGATCAGGCGTTCGCGCAACCCGAACTGCTGGAATCACTTGAGGTGAGTTCCGCTATGGAACTTCTCGACCAAGCGATTGTCAATCTGATGGCATTCAGCGGTCTGGTTGCCGAGAGCATGACCCGCAGTCAGGGGTGGCGATTTTTGGATATCGGCCGGCGCATCGAATGGGCCATGCAAAAAACCGAGCGATTGTACGTTAGTCTGGTCGATGCCACCGATCAGGAACTCGACCAATTGCAATTGCTGCTGGAGTTGGGCGATTCGTCGATGACCTATCGGGCCCGCTATTTGACGTTGCTTCAGACGGATTTGGTGCTGGATCTACTGCTCATCGACGAAGCCAATCCGCGATCGATCGGCTTCCAGTTGGCGCGGTTGCACGAGCATATTGAGAATCTGCCGTATCGTCCGGGTGATGCCCGACGGTCGCCGGAATCACGGCTCGCGCTCGATTCCCTGACAAAAATTCGCCTTGCGGATGTGGATGAACTGATCTGGACCGACGCGTCTGGACATCGCCCGCATCTGAATCGCTTGCTGGCCCGATTGCGAGCCAACTTGCCGAATCTTTCCGATGCGCTGACCGCCAGTTACCTCAGCTATGCCGTCCCGATTCGCTCATTGACGGCTACTTCGCCCGAGCCTGTGCCATGA
- a CDS encoding transglutaminase family protein, with protein MRYMIRHTTIYRYAAPVGGCHNLVHLTPRNDRNQRLLFCDLLVTPMPETVTRFTDFFGNDVTFFSIHEPHDQLQVTALSRVAVDRTDRGDLSASLPWEQVTQYVRNANSREGLDAFQYLYDSPFVKANPLLLDYTRESFKPGRALLAAVWDLNHRIFKDFKYSPMTTTLATPVEEVFRSRRGVCQDFAHLMIACMRSIGIAARYVSGYLRTTPAKDSRGNLLIGADASHAWVSVFDPHRGWVDFDPTNDLMPSDQHITLGWGRDYDDVSPIKGVILGGGQHRLEVGVEVKPVEV; from the coding sequence ATGAGATACATGATTCGCCATACGACGATCTATCGCTATGCCGCACCGGTGGGGGGCTGTCACAATCTGGTCCATCTCACGCCACGAAACGATCGCAACCAGCGGCTATTGTTCTGCGATTTGTTAGTCACTCCGATGCCGGAGACCGTGACCCGATTCACCGATTTTTTCGGGAACGATGTCACCTTCTTCAGCATCCACGAGCCGCACGATCAGCTGCAAGTGACGGCCTTGAGCCGAGTTGCGGTCGATCGCACGGATCGCGGTGACCTCTCCGCGTCGCTCCCCTGGGAACAAGTCACGCAATATGTGCGCAACGCGAACAGCCGCGAGGGGTTGGATGCGTTTCAATACCTGTACGATTCGCCGTTCGTCAAAGCGAATCCGTTATTGCTCGATTACACCCGCGAATCGTTCAAACCGGGGCGTGCGCTGTTGGCTGCCGTCTGGGACTTGAACCATCGCATTTTCAAAGACTTCAAATACAGTCCCATGACAACCACCTTGGCGACGCCGGTGGAAGAAGTGTTTCGTTCGCGTCGGGGCGTCTGTCAGGACTTTGCTCATCTGATGATTGCGTGCATGCGGTCGATTGGCATCGCCGCCCGCTATGTCAGTGGCTATCTGCGGACGACGCCCGCGAAGGATTCGCGTGGCAACCTTCTGATTGGCGCAGATGCATCTCATGCGTGGGTTTCGGTCTTTGATCCGCACCGCGGTTGGGTCGATTTCGACCCCACGAACGATCTGATGCCTTCCGATCAGCACATTACCTTGGGTTGGGGCCGCGATTACGATGATGTCAGCCCGATTAAGGGTGTGATTCTCGGCGGTGGCCAGCATCGATTGGAAGTGGGTGTTGAGGTGAAACCCGTCGAAGTCTGA
- a CDS encoding (2Fe-2S)-binding protein — MSCSPSGCSGCQGPYLCHCLKIHESTITDAVVTLGLRTVREICQQTGAGGGCMACHRKIARVIEACCATQSRTSLAVG; from the coding sequence ATGAGTTGCTCACCTTCCGGCTGCTCGGGCTGCCAAGGCCCCTATTTGTGTCACTGCCTCAAAATTCATGAGTCGACCATCACCGATGCGGTGGTCACACTCGGACTACGCACCGTCCGGGAAATCTGCCAACAAACCGGCGCGGGGGGCGGCTGCATGGCCTGCCATCGCAAAATCGCCCGGGTGATTGAAGCGTGCTGCGCCACCCAATCACGGACATCGTTAGCCGTCGGCTGA
- the bfr gene encoding bacterioferritin: MKGHDEIIDGLNWALTIELTAINQYFCQAKMCKNWGLNRLAAKHYSESMGEMRHAEKLIDRILFLEGVPEIARYDVIRVGSDVPEQFRNDLALERSGVAKYNELIKLCSDLKDNGTRELIAPILVDSEEHVDWLETQLDLIEKVGIQNYLQTQIGEDEGGH, translated from the coding sequence ATGAAGGGCCACGACGAAATTATCGACGGGTTGAACTGGGCGTTGACCATCGAGTTGACCGCCATTAATCAATATTTCTGTCAAGCGAAGATGTGCAAGAATTGGGGCCTGAATCGGCTGGCCGCCAAGCACTATTCCGAATCGATGGGCGAAATGCGCCACGCCGAAAAGCTGATCGATCGCATTCTGTTCCTGGAAGGCGTTCCCGAAATCGCCCGCTACGATGTCATCCGCGTTGGTTCGGATGTGCCGGAACAATTCCGCAATGATCTCGCCCTCGAGCGAAGCGGCGTTGCCAAGTACAACGAACTCATCAAGCTTTGCTCGGATCTGAAGGATAACGGAACCCGCGAATTGATCGCCCCGATTCTGGTCGATTCGGAAGAACACGTCGATTGGCTGGAAACGCAGTTGGATTTGATCGAAAAGGTCGGGATTCAGAACTATCTGCAAACGCAAATCGGTGAAGACGAAGGCGGGCATTGA
- a CDS encoding platelet-activating factor acetylhydrolase IB subunit: protein MTRSTLRWTWFAGLALACFTLSGTSFADDAPKKKEPHSAIKPVPRDGNWMKRHEKFVSIAEKGGVELLFLGDSITDAWGGEGHGNGPGAKIFTEEFLPMKAANFGIGGDRTQHVLWRLQNGELKNIQPKVVMLMIGTNNSNGKDNTAEEIADGVKLIVEELKKNSSKTKVLLLGIFPRGAKPNPQREKLAAVNAIISKLDDGGKTVKYLDIGSKFLEADGTLTKEVMPDFLHLSPKGYRIWADAVKSEITALLGK, encoded by the coding sequence ATGACCCGTTCGACACTGCGTTGGACTTGGTTCGCTGGCCTGGCATTGGCCTGCTTCACCCTGAGCGGCACCAGCTTTGCCGACGATGCGCCCAAGAAAAAAGAGCCGCACTCCGCGATCAAGCCCGTGCCCCGCGATGGGAATTGGATGAAACGGCACGAAAAGTTCGTTTCGATCGCCGAAAAGGGTGGCGTTGAGTTGCTGTTTCTGGGCGATTCGATCACTGATGCCTGGGGCGGCGAAGGCCACGGCAACGGCCCCGGCGCGAAGATTTTCACCGAAGAATTCCTGCCGATGAAGGCTGCGAATTTCGGCATCGGCGGCGATCGCACCCAGCATGTGTTGTGGCGGCTGCAAAATGGCGAGTTGAAGAACATTCAGCCGAAAGTCGTCATGCTGATGATCGGCACGAACAACTCGAACGGCAAAGACAACACGGCAGAAGAAATCGCCGATGGGGTCAAGCTGATCGTCGAAGAACTGAAGAAGAATTCCTCGAAGACGAAGGTGCTGCTGTTGGGGATCTTCCCGCGTGGTGCGAAGCCGAATCCGCAGCGTGAAAAGCTGGCCGCCGTGAATGCGATCATCAGCAAGCTCGACGATGGCGGCAAGACGGTGAAGTATCTGGATATCGGCTCGAAGTTTCTGGAAGCGGATGGCACGCTGACCAAGGAAGTGATGCCGGACTTCTTGCATCTGTCGCCCAAAGGCTACCGAATTTGGGCCGATGCCGTGAAGTCGGAAATCACCGCCCTGCTCGGCAAGTAA
- a CDS encoding V4R domain-containing protein: MTGLPVDGALQRGNYFSEKQFIKTEPRRGVSRNRSGTRIVSLTTDFLAGLRTAMVQECGPAASLVLHSCGRNWGKMFAKRLEKELSEFYGQPLRESPMIFFQSCLMEAFSHHGWGKIAIDYAWIQHGVIVVTVENPPYAGMVPDANEPVESLLAGILGGVFSHFSGEDLNCLQTDCQQCGAEVDRFVIGLSPRIEKVSEMKGKGASYNQILDELKRART, translated from the coding sequence ATGACTGGTTTACCCGTCGATGGTGCCCTGCAACGCGGGAACTATTTTTCCGAAAAGCAGTTCATCAAAACCGAGCCACGTCGGGGAGTATCGCGGAATCGGTCCGGCACGCGAATCGTGTCGCTGACAACCGATTTTCTCGCCGGGTTGCGCACGGCGATGGTCCAAGAATGCGGCCCGGCGGCGAGTCTGGTGCTGCACAGTTGCGGTCGCAACTGGGGGAAGATGTTCGCCAAACGGTTGGAGAAGGAACTCTCCGAGTTTTACGGCCAACCGCTTCGGGAATCCCCGATGATTTTCTTCCAAAGCTGCCTGATGGAGGCATTCAGCCATCACGGCTGGGGGAAAATCGCCATCGATTATGCGTGGATTCAACATGGCGTGATTGTTGTCACCGTGGAGAATCCGCCCTATGCGGGGATGGTGCCAGACGCCAATGAGCCGGTTGAATCGCTGTTGGCCGGGATTCTCGGGGGAGTGTTTTCCCACTTCTCCGGGGAAGACCTCAATTGCCTGCAGACCGATTGTCAGCAATGTGGCGCAGAGGTGGATCGCTTTGTGATCGGCCTGTCGCCTCGCATCGAAAAAGTCAGCGAAATGAAGGGAAAAGGGGCGAGTTACAACCAAATTTTGGACGAACTCAAGCGCGCCCGCACCTAA
- a CDS encoding globin family protein gives MNPAISKMLEESAGRYLTEAERRAILDYTDSLPKRMQVAAAIQQIEEPALRSALEQVRRKYPEFFQNRPDNGVHHTLRDFALVLRYSVLAMICDDRNLQADRILGWMASMLSGLNFTPQFNRDSYTYVRDAIKANLPPDQYALIEPFLAINIEILGGIPEPQPV, from the coding sequence ATGAATCCCGCCATCTCCAAAATGCTCGAAGAAAGTGCCGGACGCTACTTGACCGAAGCGGAGCGCCGCGCGATCTTGGATTACACGGATTCGCTGCCCAAACGAATGCAGGTTGCCGCCGCAATCCAACAGATTGAAGAACCCGCATTGCGATCTGCGCTGGAACAAGTCCGCCGCAAATACCCCGAATTCTTCCAAAATCGCCCCGACAACGGCGTGCATCATACCCTGCGGGATTTCGCCCTCGTGTTGCGATATTCCGTCTTGGCGATGATCTGTGATGATCGCAATCTCCAGGCCGATCGAATTTTGGGCTGGATGGCCAGCATGTTAAGCGGCCTGAATTTCACTCCGCAATTCAATCGCGATTCATACACGTATGTCCGGGATGCGATCAAAGCCAATTTGCCGCCGGATCAATATGCGTTGATCGAGCCGTTTTTGGCGATCAATATCGAAATTTTAGGCGGAATCCCCGAACCGCAACCAGTGTGA
- a CDS encoding V4R domain-containing protein has protein sequence MTIEQTLLDSKKNPPPETVQRTLQTVLKFLRTEANQTALQNRIPAAATHVRRRHNYYYDEKFFEHDPKAGIVRNVYGQRVVRVSEDFITGLLAGLEEEVGEAAGEIMYKAGYQWGLEDMASFVPRVQAEFLVQFEKMSMGMMLESWWWPLQIEGWGAWRYDFRQHKQGLIFIDLYESAVAQSLGDVGKVVCYFYAGMFAAVFSVLARRELAGIEIQCYSMGEDYCKFLISTAKRVNAAAFWRNEGATSKDILKKLSTV, from the coding sequence ATGACGATTGAACAGACATTGCTTGATTCTAAGAAAAACCCCCCACCCGAAACCGTTCAGCGCACGCTTCAGACGGTGTTGAAGTTTCTCCGGACTGAGGCGAACCAGACCGCATTGCAGAATCGGATTCCGGCGGCTGCCACGCATGTTCGGCGACGACACAACTATTATTACGATGAGAAGTTTTTTGAACATGACCCGAAGGCGGGTATTGTTCGCAATGTCTACGGCCAGCGGGTTGTCCGCGTGTCGGAAGACTTCATCACCGGCTTACTGGCGGGACTGGAAGAAGAAGTCGGCGAAGCTGCCGGCGAAATCATGTACAAAGCAGGCTATCAATGGGGCCTGGAAGACATGGCATCCTTCGTGCCACGCGTTCAAGCGGAATTCCTGGTGCAGTTCGAAAAGATGTCGATGGGAATGATGCTGGAATCGTGGTGGTGGCCCTTGCAGATCGAAGGCTGGGGCGCATGGCGATACGATTTCCGCCAGCATAAGCAGGGATTGATCTTCATCGATCTGTACGAATCCGCGGTGGCCCAATCGCTCGGGGATGTCGGCAAGGTGGTCTGCTATTTCTATGCGGGGATGTTTGCCGCGGTGTTCAGCGTGTTAGCCCGACGCGAATTGGCGGGAATCGAAATCCAGTGCTATTCCATGGGCGAAGATTATTGCAAGTTTTTGATTTCGACCGCGAAACGGGTCAATGCCGCCGCGTTCTGGCGCAATGAAGGCGCGACCTCGAAGGATATTTTGAAGAAGCTCAGCACCGTCTAA
- a CDS encoding FHA domain-containing protein gives MSMASILALRPQAVPHALPAESFPILRLRLLPSGLMLVCARSHMVLGRHSSADIRIPMPDISRRHCRFDLTPAGWRVIDLSSLNGVILNDRIVSDALLRPNDRLRIGNAVMDVELPEFQWPEMHSEHFATDSEIIRSIAASLPE, from the coding sequence ATGAGTATGGCTTCGATTCTTGCCTTGCGTCCGCAGGCGGTGCCGCATGCCCTCCCCGCGGAATCGTTCCCGATTCTCCGCTTGCGATTGCTGCCCAGCGGTCTGATGCTCGTCTGTGCCCGCTCGCATATGGTGCTGGGCCGACACAGCAGTGCGGATATTCGGATTCCCATGCCGGATATCTCGCGGCGTCATTGTCGGTTCGATCTCACGCCGGCGGGCTGGCGGGTGATTGACTTAAGCTCGCTCAACGGTGTGATTCTCAACGATCGCATCGTCAGCGACGCGCTGCTCCGCCCCAATGATCGACTCCGCATTGGCAACGCAGTCATGGATGTGGAACTGCCCGAATTCCAATGGCCGGAAATGCACTCGGAACATTTCGCAACCGATTCGGAAATCATCCGCAGCATCGCCGCATCACTGCCCGAATGA
- a CDS encoding NAD(P)H-dependent glycerol-3-phosphate dehydrogenase: MACTVAVLGDGAWGTAMALLLAARPSVQVRLWSAFEENHRILRETRENQRFLPGVMLPDRVELTTQEAAATDGADLWITAIPTIHLRSTIRRFAAFATPQTAVLSLTKGIEAETFLRPSEILSEILGTDRLAVLSGPSHAEEVARGMPTSVAVSAQEAGLAEWIQSLLSSERFRIYTNSDRIGVELAGALKNVIGIAAGISDGLGYGDNAKSALLTRGLTEMTRFSTHYGAQSETFHGLAGMGDLITTCFSRHGRNRWLGEQLGRGLSLDAILASTRLAVEGVNTCRSVHDRCRNDGLEMPITSEVYRVLFEGKTPRQAVTDLMHRLPRAEQI; this comes from the coding sequence ATGGCATGCACAGTCGCAGTCTTGGGAGATGGAGCATGGGGAACGGCGATGGCATTGCTCTTGGCCGCGCGTCCCTCGGTGCAGGTGCGATTGTGGAGCGCATTTGAAGAGAACCACCGCATCCTTCGCGAAACGCGGGAGAATCAACGCTTTCTGCCCGGCGTGATGCTTCCCGATCGCGTGGAACTCACCACGCAAGAAGCCGCCGCCACCGACGGGGCCGACCTGTGGATTACCGCAATTCCCACAATCCACCTGCGTTCCACGATTCGCCGCTTTGCTGCATTTGCGACGCCGCAGACGGCCGTGCTCAGCCTGACCAAGGGAATCGAAGCGGAGACATTTCTGCGACCCAGCGAGATTCTCTCCGAAATTCTCGGCACCGATCGGCTCGCCGTTCTCAGCGGTCCCAGCCACGCCGAGGAAGTCGCCCGTGGCATGCCAACATCCGTCGCGGTCTCCGCCCAGGAAGCCGGGCTCGCGGAGTGGATCCAATCGCTGCTCTCCTCCGAGCGGTTCCGAATCTACACCAATTCCGATCGCATTGGTGTGGAATTGGCCGGTGCGCTGAAAAACGTCATCGGCATCGCCGCCGGAATCTCCGATGGTCTCGGCTATGGCGACAATGCGAAATCGGCACTATTGACGCGCGGTCTGACCGAAATGACCCGGTTCAGCACGCATTATGGTGCGCAATCGGAAACCTTTCACGGGCTTGCCGGGATGGGCGACCTGATTACGACCTGCTTCAGCCGCCACGGTCGCAACCGCTGGCTGGGCGAGCAGTTGGGACGGGGTCTGTCGCTGGATGCGATCCTGGCATCGACGCGCTTGGCCGTGGAAGGCGTCAACACCTGCCGCAGTGTTCACGATCGCTGCCGCAATGACGGACTGGAAATGCCGATCACTTCCGAAGTGTATCGCGTGCTGTTCGAGGGGAAAACCCCGCGCCAGGCCGTCACCGATCTGATGCACCGATTGCCGCGCGCCGAACAGATCTAA
- a CDS encoding DUF1802 family protein, with translation MLNMACKEWAIICDALGSGEQILILRKGGIAEADDGPFRAEHERFWLYPTFVHQQETGVVPEALPRLHELIAARPPAHEIHLQQFAEVKFVQELRNFDTVTRLSRWHRWSESALQTRFQYRMPGLVLLALRIYRIPQPHIIPVRPEYDGCKSWVPLAESLSTEHATPVLADDAFEQQLATIILAAQSTNR, from the coding sequence ATGCTGAACATGGCTTGCAAGGAATGGGCCATTATTTGCGATGCCCTTGGAAGTGGCGAGCAAATCCTCATCCTCCGCAAAGGGGGAATCGCCGAAGCGGATGATGGCCCGTTTCGTGCCGAACACGAGCGATTCTGGCTCTATCCAACCTTCGTGCATCAACAAGAGACCGGCGTTGTCCCGGAAGCACTCCCGCGACTGCACGAATTGATCGCCGCACGGCCCCCTGCACACGAAATTCATCTGCAACAGTTCGCCGAGGTGAAATTCGTCCAAGAATTGCGGAATTTCGACACCGTCACCCGCTTGTCTCGCTGGCATCGCTGGAGCGAATCGGCCCTACAAACTCGATTTCAATATCGCATGCCGGGACTGGTGTTGTTGGCACTGCGCATCTACCGCATTCCGCAACCGCATATCATTCCAGTTCGGCCAGAATACGATGGCTGCAAATCGTGGGTGCCCCTTGCGGAATCGCTTTCCACGGAACACGCCACTCCGGTATTGGCCGATGATGCGTTCGAACAACAACTGGCCACGATCATTCTCGCGGCCCAATCGACGAATCGCTGA
- a CDS encoding redoxin domain-containing protein, translated as MHIRHFCWVVIAILVVMIPSERRLFGAPPFPAAPIPKLSFDATANAPIQSTDWNSNRVTVLVFLSLDCPVANRYAPEYRRLSERYHQRGVRFIGVHCEPDTTREQAAKHADEYRIPFPVILDPHGALIRATGAEVVSEVVVLRGDRTIAYRGRLDDRYTLDGKSRENPRMRDLVQTLDALLADKSPPVAHQPAFGCPLPQPRSQSK; from the coding sequence ATGCACATTCGCCATTTCTGTTGGGTCGTCATCGCAATTCTCGTCGTGATGATTCCGAGCGAACGACGTTTGTTTGGCGCACCGCCCTTCCCGGCGGCTCCGATTCCGAAACTGTCGTTTGATGCCACCGCCAACGCTCCCATTCAATCCACCGATTGGAACTCGAATCGCGTTACGGTGTTGGTATTTCTGAGCCTCGATTGTCCGGTTGCCAATCGCTATGCGCCGGAATATCGACGGCTAAGCGAACGATATCACCAACGCGGCGTTCGGTTCATTGGGGTGCATTGCGAACCGGATACCACCCGCGAACAAGCCGCGAAGCATGCCGATGAATATCGGATTCCGTTCCCCGTGATTCTGGATCCGCACGGTGCGCTCATTCGGGCCACTGGTGCGGAAGTGGTTTCCGAAGTGGTTGTGCTTCGGGGGGATCGAACGATCGCCTATCGGGGTCGGCTCGATGACCGATATACGCTCGATGGCAAATCGCGCGAAAATCCACGGATGCGCGACTTAGTGCAGACTTTGGATGCTTTACTGGCCGACAAATCGCCGCCGGTCGCGCATCAACCCGCTTTTGGCTGCCCACTCCCACAGCCTCGTTCCCAATCGAAGTAA